ACCACAAAAGGGAAATGAGATCTATGTTAAACAAGGTGGTTTCCAAAGACAAAGTTATTCTAGTAACAAAACTAAGGAGATTAAGGGAAATAGTATCTCTTTAACTGAGTTTTTTGAGCTTTATGAAGATGAATTATGTGTAGTTGAAGGAGAGGTATTCTCTATTGAAAGTAGAGATATTAGAAATGAAAAAATCTTGCTTACAATAAGATTAACTGATGAGGTTACTTCTTTGACTTCAAAGGTTTTCTGTGATAAAGATAAGCCTGTGGAAGTATCTGTTGGAGATTTTATAAAGATTAGTGGTAAAAAGCAAATTGATAGATACTCTGACAATGAAGAGGTAATAATGATAAACTCTATCAATAAGTTAGAGAAAACAAAATCTAAAAAAGAGGATAAGGCAGAAGTTAAAATGGTAGAACTTCACACTCACAGTAAGATGAGTGAGATGGTGGGAGTTGAAGATATTGGCGACCTTATAAAACGTGCTATCTCTTATGGACTTAAGGTTATGGGTATCACAGATTACTCTGTTGTTCATGCTTTCCCATTTGCATATAAAGCAGCTAAAGGAAAGGATTTTAAAGCTATCCTAGGTTGTGAAATGTATATGGTTGATGATACTTTGCCTATGGTAAGAGATTGTAAAACTGGTGCTATTGAAGATACTACCTTTGTTGTTTTCGACTTAGAAACATTTGGACTTAATAGCCATAAAAATGAGATTATTGAGATAGGTGCTATTAAACTAAAGGGAACTAGAATTATTGATACATTTAGTTCATTTGTTAATCCTAATAAGATTATTCCTAAAAAAATATCAGAACTTACTCATATAACTCAAGATATGGTGGACAATGCTCCAACCATTGAAGATGTACTGCCTAAATTTTTAGAATTCACCAAAGATGCTGTAATGGTAGCTCACAACTCAGCTTTTGATATGGGATTTATTAGAAGAGAGGCTAAAAAATATCTGGGAATAGATTATAAACCTGCTGTAATAGATACTTTACAAATGGCAAGAGATCTATATCCAGATTTAAAAGGATACAATCTTGATAGATTAAATAAAACTTTTAAACTTTCTCTTGAAAATCATCATAGAGCTATTGATGATGCTCAATCAACAGCCAAGCTTTTCATTATGTTTTTAGAGAAATATATTGAAAATGGAGTAGTTAATGTTGAGGATATGAATGGAGCTTTTCCTTTAAATATTCAAAAACAAGCTACTAGAAATATTGTAGTAATTGCTAAAAATTTAACTGGATTACAAAATCTATATAGATTAGTTTCTGAATCACATATTGATTATTATGGAAGTAAAAAACCAAGAGTTCTTAAAAGTCGTGTAGATAAATTAAGAGATGGATTAATAGTTGGAAGTTCTTTAACTAGTCATTTCTCAAATGATGGAGAATTAGCTGAATACTATATGAGATATGATCTTGAAAATGTAGAAAAAAATATAGATTTCTATGACTATATAGAACTTTTACCTAGAGCTACCTATGCTGAACTTTATGAAGAAGATGGAACAGGAACAATATCATCTTTTGAGCAGATTGAGGATATGAATAGATATTTCTACAATCTTGCTAAAGAGAGAGGAAAATTAATAACTGCCAGTTCAAATGTTCACTATAATAATGAGGAAGATTATAAGATAAGAAGTATTCTTCTTTACGGTAGTGGAAATGTATTTAGAGAAAATCAATATAAAACAGATAATAAATTTTACTTTAGAACAACTGATGAAATGTTAGATGAGTTTAGTTATTTAGGAGAAGAGGTAGCTAATGAGATAGTTGTTAAAAATACCAATACTATAGCTGATATGGTTGAGGTAATTAAGCCAGTACCTGATGGTTTCTATCCACCTAAAATTGATAATGCAGAGAATATAGTTAAAGAGATGACATATGAAAAAGCATATCGTATCTATGGAAATCCACTTCCAGAGATTGTTAAAGCTAGACTTGAAAGAGAGCTAGGAGCAATTATAGGAAATGGATTCTCAGTACTTTATTTATCAGCACAAAAACTTGTTAAAAAATCTCTAGATAGTGGATATCTAGTAGGTTCGAGGGGATCGGTAGGTTCATCTTTAGTTGCATTTATGATGGGAATTACAGAAGTTAATGCTCTTTATCCTCACTACATCTGTACTAACCCTGAATGTAAAAATTCAGAGTTTATAGAGAGAGAAGGGGTAGGTATCGACTTACCTGAGAAGATTTGTCCTAAGTGTGGACAACCATATAAACGTGATGGATACTCAATACCATTTGAAGTATTTATGGGATTTAATGGAGAAAAAGTACCTGATATTGACCTTAACTTCTCTGGAGAGTATCAATCGGAAATTCACAGATATTGTGAGCAACTTTTTGGTAAAGAGAATGTATTTAAAGCTGGAACAATATCAACTTTAGCAGAGAAAAATGCTGAAGGTTATGTAAAAAAATATTTTGAAGATCATGAATTAAAGAATAATAGAGCTGAAATTATAAGACTAGCTAAAAAAGTTGAGGGAGCAAAGAAAACTACTGGACAGCACCCTGGAGGAATGGTTGTTGTACCTCGTGATCACAATATATATGAGTTTTGTCCTGTGCAAAAGCCTGCAAACGATATAACAAATGACTCTATCACAACTCACTTTGATTATCATGTTATGGACGAACAGCTTGTAAAACTTGATATACTTGGACATGACGACCCTACTACAATAAAGATGCTACAAGAGTATACAGGAGTAGATATTTACTCTATACCTATTGCAGATCCTGAAACTCTGAAAATATTCTCTAGTACTGAATCATTGGGAATCACTCCTGAAGATATAAATTCAGTTGTAGGAACTTTCGGAGTGCCAGAGTTTGGAACACCATTTGTTAGACAGATGTTAATTGATACAATGCCAAAAACATTTGCTGAGCTTGTAAGAATTTCAGGACTTTCACATGGTACAGATGTGTGGTTAAACAACGCTCAAGAGTTTATTAGACAAAAGAAAGCAACTCTGTCACAAGTTATTACAGTACGTGATGACATTATGAACTATCTGATTGACCAAGGTATTGAAAAAGGAACCGCATTTAAAATAATGGAGTTTGTAAGAAAGGGAAGACCATCAAAAGATCCTGAAGGTTGGCAAAAATTCTCTGATCTTATGAAAGAGCATAATGTTGCTGAATGGTATATAGAATCATGTAGAAGAATAAAATATATGTTCCCTAAGGGACATGCTGTTGCTTATGTTATGATGGCAATGAGAATAGCTTACTTTAAAGTTCATTATCCACTTGCTTTCTATGCTGCATATCTTTCAAGAAAGGCTGAAGACTTTGATTTTGATATTATGGGAAATCCTGAAAGTGCTAAAAATCATCTTGAAGTACTTTCAAAAGAACCTAAGCTAGATGTTAAGAAAAAAGCTGAAATGGCTATTTGTGAGATTATAGTTGAAATGTATGCAAGAGGATTCCATTTCCTACCTATTGATATTTATAAATCAGGAGGAACTAAGTTTATAATTGAAGATGGCAAGATAAGAATACCATTAATCGGGCTTAGCGGACTTGGAGGAGCTGTAATTGATAATATTTTAAAAGAGAGAGAATTAGATAAATTTTTATCTTATGAGGATCTGAAAAGAAGAACTAAAGTATCTCAAACAATAGTAGAAAAATTAAAATCTATAAATGCAGTAGATTCTTTAAGTGAGACAAATCAGATCTCATTGTTTTAGGAGGGAAAATGTTAACTGAGAAAAAAGAGACAATGGGAGCTCTTTTAGTGTGTCTTGCTGCGACTTTATGGGGATTTGACTCAATTGTCTTAACCCCAAACCTTTTTAAATTAAGTGTACCTTATGTTGTGTTTATGGTGCATTTACTTCCTTTTGTGGGAATGACTCTACTTTTTGGAAAGGAAGAGTTAAAAAATATAAAGAAATTAGATGGAAAAGATCTGACTTATTTCTTTTTAGTAGCTCTATTTGGAGGGAGTCTGGGAACACTTTCAATAGTAAAAGCTCTATTTTTAGTAAACTTTGATCATTTGACAGTAGTTACACTACTTCAAAAACTACAACCTGTATTTGCTGTAATTCTTGCTTGGATAGTTTTAAAAGAAAAGATTACAAAACAATTTGTTTTTTGGGCTATCTTAGCCTTAATTGGAGGATATTTTCTTACTTTTGAATTTAACACTCCTCAAATGGCATACAATGGAAATATGCTTTTAGCTTGTGGATACTCTCTATTAGCTGCTTTTTCTTTTGGAAGTGCAACAGTTTTTGGAAAGAGAATATTGAAAAATGCCTCTTTTAGAACTGCACTGTATTTAAGATATAGTTTTACAACTTTAATTATGTTTGTAATAAATATATTTAGTGGAACTTTAGCAAATATTCACACTACACAGCCTTTCCATTGGTTTATATTTATTGTAATAGGGCTTACAAGTGGAAGTGGTGCTATTCTTCTTTACTATAAAGGACTTAGATATATTCCAGCTAATGTAGCAACAATATGTGAGCTTTGTTTCCCAGTTTCAAGTATACTTTTTGACTTTATCTTCAATGGTAAATTTTTATCTGGAATTCAAGTAGTAAGCACTATTGTGATGTTATTTTCTATATATAAAATTACTCAAAGTCAACGGAATAATTAAAATTTTAAAACATTAGTAAAATACATTGTAAATTTTTTAAAGTTATGGTATAAAGGATATAACGTGTATTTTTAAGGAGGCTTTAAAATGACTAAAAAAGAATTTGTTGATTTATATTTTGAAAAGGGAGAATTTGCAACTAAAGCTGATGCTGAAAGAAAAGCTGCTGCATTTCTTGCTGTATTAGAAGAAGGATTAGTAAAAGGAGAAGAAATTACTTTCTTAGGATTTGGAAAATTCGAAGTTACTGAAAGAGCTGCTAGAACTTGTAGAAATCCTCAAACTGGTGAAGAAATGACAGTTGAAGCTAAAAAAGTTGTTAAATTCAAACCTGGAAAAGGATTATCTGAAGCTGTAAACAAATAATAAAAGTTAAGGCTATTACAATATTGTAATGGCCTTTTTTTATGTCAAAATTTCTTTTCTTCTTATATTATTTTAAACTTTTCTCTAGCTAAGTTATAATAATTTTTATACTTTCATTTCAAAAATATATTCCTTTATTTTTGTTTTATTATAAATTTAAAATCCCACTCAAACTATCAAATAAAAAAAGAGTTTGTTTTTTTATTTGCTTTTTATTAAAAATAAAGTATAACTATATTATAAAAATAATACTGGAGGAAATAATGCTAGAAGCAATAGAAAAAAAATTAGGAAAAATTCACTTACTTTATGAAAATATTTGTTTTCCTGATATTAATTTAACTTTTGACATATATTGGATAGAAGCAACTGAAAAAAAACCTTTTATAACTTTGATAACTGTTGGAATGAGTTCAAAACCAATGAATATATCTGATGAAACTAAAGCTTATTGTGAACTTATGATCTTATTACCTTTAAATTTTGATTTAGATAATAAAGAAAATAGATGGGTAGTTACTGAATTAATAAATAGAGCTTACTATCCTTTTATCTATTTTAACTATTATTATAATGGTTGTATTGAAAATAATTTTATGCCATTTTCTGAAAATATAGATTTTAGTGGTTTTTTATTACTCTCTCCTGAAGGAAAAAATATCAAATTTCTTAACAAAGTTATAAATCTTTACCAATTAATTCCAATATATGAAGAGGAATATAATTATATACTAAAAAATGGTTTTAATAATTTTAAAAAATTTCTTGAAAAAGAAAAAATAAATCTCTCCCCAGTCGTTGATATTTCAAGAAAAAGAATGATATTTTACACAAGTGAAGATCTACAATATAAATATCAATGTATAGATTGTGATAAATGGCATCTACTAAGCTTTGAAAATAAAGAACTTAATGTGGATAAAATAAATGTTTATAATCATATGGCTATTTATCTTAGATGGGCTTTAGAAAATGATTTACTGAATCACTATTTTTTAGTAAAATATGCAAGAGAATTAAAAGAAAGTAAACAAGATAATACTAATCTCAAATGTGATTTAAGATATCTTTTAAAAGATAAATTAAATGGAATTTTAAAATTAACTTATTTTAATGAAATAGGAATACAGTTTTCAAAATATTTTTATTACTATGAAAATTGTAGTTGTGATGATAATTTTTACCCTATTGTTATAGAAAATTATGTAAAAAAAATTTTAGGAGAAAAAAATTATTATTCTGAAGAACTAAAAAGAGAAGCTCTTTTATTTATAGAATTTAATGAAAAATATTATCAAGATATTAAAAAAATTATTGATAAAAAATTTAAAGAGTGGAGAAAAAATAATTAACTTTTATGTTTCTCTACTCTATTTATTTAATTAAAATTATTAGTATTTTTTAATTTTTACAAAAATATTCAATATATGTTTAAAA
This genomic interval from uncultured Fusobacterium sp. contains the following:
- a CDS encoding PolC-type DNA polymerase III, giving the protein MSRNEIRIKPQDGIFRQMGIENVSINEIVFYERNKKMKFMCSVPSVKDLKELDIIYENIKKNFGKELEVDFKVEYTKSEIMREELVTIVEKAIIRLKARNAISKSFLYFYRIRIEEAIIDIELNDKTSIEILLQSKIDEKLENILENYGIFNFKVKFVHGDFSKELTEVEAQKQKEMITLSAKIDSENKATAANKPQKGNEIYVKQGGFQRQSYSSNKTKEIKGNSISLTEFFELYEDELCVVEGEVFSIESRDIRNEKILLTIRLTDEVTSLTSKVFCDKDKPVEVSVGDFIKISGKKQIDRYSDNEEVIMINSINKLEKTKSKKEDKAEVKMVELHTHSKMSEMVGVEDIGDLIKRAISYGLKVMGITDYSVVHAFPFAYKAAKGKDFKAILGCEMYMVDDTLPMVRDCKTGAIEDTTFVVFDLETFGLNSHKNEIIEIGAIKLKGTRIIDTFSSFVNPNKIIPKKISELTHITQDMVDNAPTIEDVLPKFLEFTKDAVMVAHNSAFDMGFIRREAKKYLGIDYKPAVIDTLQMARDLYPDLKGYNLDRLNKTFKLSLENHHRAIDDAQSTAKLFIMFLEKYIENGVVNVEDMNGAFPLNIQKQATRNIVVIAKNLTGLQNLYRLVSESHIDYYGSKKPRVLKSRVDKLRDGLIVGSSLTSHFSNDGELAEYYMRYDLENVEKNIDFYDYIELLPRATYAELYEEDGTGTISSFEQIEDMNRYFYNLAKERGKLITASSNVHYNNEEDYKIRSILLYGSGNVFRENQYKTDNKFYFRTTDEMLDEFSYLGEEVANEIVVKNTNTIADMVEVIKPVPDGFYPPKIDNAENIVKEMTYEKAYRIYGNPLPEIVKARLERELGAIIGNGFSVLYLSAQKLVKKSLDSGYLVGSRGSVGSSLVAFMMGITEVNALYPHYICTNPECKNSEFIEREGVGIDLPEKICPKCGQPYKRDGYSIPFEVFMGFNGEKVPDIDLNFSGEYQSEIHRYCEQLFGKENVFKAGTISTLAEKNAEGYVKKYFEDHELKNNRAEIIRLAKKVEGAKKTTGQHPGGMVVVPRDHNIYEFCPVQKPANDITNDSITTHFDYHVMDEQLVKLDILGHDDPTTIKMLQEYTGVDIYSIPIADPETLKIFSSTESLGITPEDINSVVGTFGVPEFGTPFVRQMLIDTMPKTFAELVRISGLSHGTDVWLNNAQEFIRQKKATLSQVITVRDDIMNYLIDQGIEKGTAFKIMEFVRKGRPSKDPEGWQKFSDLMKEHNVAEWYIESCRRIKYMFPKGHAVAYVMMAMRIAYFKVHYPLAFYAAYLSRKAEDFDFDIMGNPESAKNHLEVLSKEPKLDVKKKAEMAICEIIVEMYARGFHFLPIDIYKSGGTKFIIEDGKIRIPLIGLSGLGGAVIDNILKERELDKFLSYEDLKRRTKVSQTIVEKLKSINAVDSLSETNQISLF
- a CDS encoding DMT family transporter; translated protein: MLTEKKETMGALLVCLAATLWGFDSIVLTPNLFKLSVPYVVFMVHLLPFVGMTLLFGKEELKNIKKLDGKDLTYFFLVALFGGSLGTLSIVKALFLVNFDHLTVVTLLQKLQPVFAVILAWIVLKEKITKQFVFWAILALIGGYFLTFEFNTPQMAYNGNMLLACGYSLLAAFSFGSATVFGKRILKNASFRTALYLRYSFTTLIMFVINIFSGTLANIHTTQPFHWFIFIVIGLTSGSGAILLYYKGLRYIPANVATICELCFPVSSILFDFIFNGKFLSGIQVVSTIVMLFSIYKITQSQRNN
- a CDS encoding HU family DNA-binding protein, whose translation is MTKKEFVDLYFEKGEFATKADAERKAAAFLAVLEEGLVKGEEITFLGFGKFEVTERAARTCRNPQTGEEMTVEAKKVVKFKPGKGLSEAVNK
- a CDS encoding suppressor of fused domain protein gives rise to the protein MLEAIEKKLGKIHLLYENICFPDINLTFDIYWIEATEKKPFITLITVGMSSKPMNISDETKAYCELMILLPLNFDLDNKENRWVVTELINRAYYPFIYFNYYYNGCIENNFMPFSENIDFSGFLLLSPEGKNIKFLNKVINLYQLIPIYEEEYNYILKNGFNNFKKFLEKEKINLSPVVDISRKRMIFYTSEDLQYKYQCIDCDKWHLLSFENKELNVDKINVYNHMAIYLRWALENDLLNHYFLVKYARELKESKQDNTNLKCDLRYLLKDKLNGILKLTYFNEIGIQFSKYFYYYENCSCDDNFYPIVIENYVKKILGEKNYYSEELKREALLFIEFNEKYYQDIKKIIDKKFKEWRKNN